The window GATGTCGGTGTACGCCTCCGAGGCGTACTACGAAGGGCCGGACACGCGGCTGCGGCGTTTCAGCTTTCGCAGCGACGGTTTCGTGTCGGCCAGCGGCGGCCCCGGAGGCGGGGATCTGGTCACCCACGCGCTCAAGTTCTCGGGCAGCCGTCTCGAGGTGAATTTCCGGGCCCGCCCCGGAGGTCAGCTTCGGGTGGAGTTTCAGGACCAGGAGGGCGCTCCGATACCGGGCTATTCCCTGGTCGATTGCCCGGCCCTGACCGGCGATTCAACCCGGATCATCGTCAACTGGAAACAGTGTCCCTGCAGCCAGGAAACTCCCAGCGAAGAAGAGACGATCCAGCCCGACGTTGGATCCCTGGCCGGACAGACGATCCGGATCCGGTTCCGCCTGGAAAACGCGGACCTCTACTCCTTCCGCTTCAGCGACTGAGGGTTCAGGGATGCCAGCGAGCGCAGGGGCGGCCCTCGTGGCCGCCCTTTGCCGTTCAGGCCGATCGGTCGGTGTGCAGCAGGTCGACCAACTGAAGAAAAAGGCGATCGCGGCGCGACTGCCGCTCCTCGATCCGTTCGGGAGTGTATTCGTAGATTCCCCGTCCGCTCTTGACTCCATAGTGCCCTTCCTGCACCAGGCGGCCCACGGCGGGCGGCAGCTTCCGGCTTGACGCGATCTCCTTCAGCAGGACGCCGAAGACGTGCCCGGTGATGTCGAGGCCGGCGAAGTCCGCGATCTCGAAGGGTCCGGCTGCGGCCAGGCGGAGCCCGATGCTGGCGCTCACCGCCTGGTCGACCTGTTCCGGGGTGGCGACGCCCTGTTCCACCAGATCCCAGATCTCCCGGAAGACGGCGGCCTGAATCCGGTTGACCAGGAACCCGGGAACTTCCTTGTGAAGCCGGATCGCCAGCTTGCCGTTCCGCTCCAGCAGGGCCATGGTCCTCCCAACGGTTTCCTCATCGGTCTCGCGGCCGGGCACGACTTCCACCAGGGGGATGATGTGGGGCGGATTGAACCAGTGGGTGACCAGCGTCCGTTGGGGATGCCGGAGACTGCGGGCCATCTCGGTCATGGGAAAGGTGGAGGTGTTGCTGGCCAGGACCGTCTCCTGGGAAACGAGATCCTCCAGCCGTTTGAACAGATCCTTCTTCGTGGGAAGATCTTCCCGGATCGCCTCCACGACGAAATCGGCTCCCTGGACGGATGGTTCCAACTCGGAGACAACCTCGATCCGGCCGAGCACCACCTCCGGGTCCAGTCCCGGGGGGAGACCCAGCCGGGCCTTCTGTTCCATATTGCCGCGGATCCGGTCCTTCAGCGTGTCCCGCGCCCGGGCTGCGGAATCGTAGCAGCGGACGCGATGGCCGGTTGAGGCGAAGATCTGGGCGATCCCGTGCCCCATGGTTCCCAGGCCCAGTACGGCGATACGTTCGGAACCCATGGGACTCAACTCGTTCCGGCGCCGGACGCGACAGTCGCCCGTCCCATGATCTGACCGATGATGTCCAGGCCGACCTTCTCGCTCCAGGCGTCCATGAGGCGGTGGAAAACAGGTCCGCCAGCCTTGCCGTCCCCGATGACCGCCCCGTTGATCCGGGTCACCGGAGCAAGGCAATAGGGTGTGGTCAGAAGGAGCGCCTCGTCGGCGTTCATCACGTCGTAGACTTGGAAGTCCCGCTGCTCGAAGGGAATGCCCAACTCCCGGCAGAGCTCGGAGACGGTCAGCAGGGTCACTCCCGGCAGAGTGTTGCGAGAGGTGGGAGCGACGACTGCGCCATCCTGCACGATGGCGAAGTTTGAGCCGCTGGTCTCAGTCACGTTTCCGTCCAGATCCAGCAACAGAGTGATTCCCCGGGGATCCACCTGTTGGGTCTCCTGGTCCGCCAGCCACATGTGCATTCGGCTGCGATGTTTGATCTTGGAGTCCACGCATTGAGGAGGGTAGTGGCGGATCGAGGGAGTGACCACGTGAGCCCCCTCCGTGAAGAGATGGGTGAAGGCCTCGAACGGAACGGGGAAGGTGTGGATGCATAGGGTGGGCACCATCTGCTTGGGGGTTCCAGGCAGT of the Acidobacteriota bacterium genome contains:
- a CDS encoding 3-hydroxyacyl-CoA dehydrogenase family protein, giving the protein MGSERIAVLGLGTMGHGIAQIFASTGHRVRCYDSAARARDTLKDRIRGNMEQKARLGLPPGLDPEVVLGRIEVVSELEPSVQGADFVVEAIREDLPTKKDLFKRLEDLVSQETVLASNTSTFPMTEMARSLRHPQRTLVTHWFNPPHIIPLVEVVPGRETDEETVGRTMALLERNGKLAIRLHKEVPGFLVNRIQAAVFREIWDLVEQGVATPEQVDQAVSASIGLRLAAAGPFEIADFAGLDITGHVFGVLLKEIASSRKLPPAVGRLVQEGHYGVKSGRGIYEYTPERIEERQSRRDRLFLQLVDLLHTDRSA
- a CDS encoding aminotransferase class IV, whose translation is MSSQISLIPDSGAGQEPLVFLKDRMVPASQASIAIFDAGIILGATVTDMTRTFHHKPFRLEDHVDRFYRSARYTRIQPPFGRDRTEEISRELVRHNTRLLPPDRELSLVHFMTAGEIASYSALPGTPKQMVPTLCIHTFPVPFEAFTHLFTEGAHVVTPSIRHYPPQCVDSKIKHRSRMHMWLADQETQQVDPRGITLLLDLDGNVTETSGSNFAIVQDGAVVAPTSRNTLPGVTLLTVSELCRELGIPFEQRDFQVYDVMNADEALLLTTPYCLAPVTRINGAVIGDGKAGGPVFHRLMDAWSEKVGLDIIGQIMGRATVASGAGTS